The following are from one region of the Acanthopagrus latus isolate v.2019 chromosome 2, fAcaLat1.1, whole genome shotgun sequence genome:
- the LOC119004586 gene encoding solute carrier organic anion transporter family member 1C1-like isoform X4 encodes MFLVALSFAYFAKALSGSYMKSTITQLERRFDIPSYLIGVIDGSFEIGNLLVIAFVSYFGAKLHRPKIIAVGCVLMSIGTFIIALPHFIIGRYEFETSVRWVVNSTLNPSPCAMGSPADLSQGGKLPAVPPTGCEGESNLSMWIYVLLGNVLRGIGETPVQPLGISYIDDFATEENAALYVGCVQTISVVGPVFGYLLGSLCAKIYVDIGFVKMETITITPADARWVGAWWLGYLIAGVITLLSAIPFWFLPRSLPMSGPRGPEKCTPEQTSFIKDSPLLKHKYPADDNVTFIEMAKDFFPTLRTLLGHPVYLIYLCVTIIQLNSLIGMVTYKPKYIEQHFRQSASKANFLMGVINIPAVALGMFSGGLLMKRLKLNIMGAARFAFGTSLIGYFLSLFFFAMSCQNAKVAGVTLSYNSVDAVSYDQHSLFTACNSDCFCSASDWDPVCGENDVTYVSPCLAGCTGSTGSGKNTVFSNCSCVGVAGNFTASTGQCPHTDDCDRMFPYFLALSVITSFIISLGGTPGYMFLIRCIKPQLKSLALGFHALATRTLAGIPAPIYFGAIIDTTCLKWGQKRCGGIGACRIYNTTAYRIAYLGLTLSLRTISFIICIPGFILLSRQLKSEEKNGIHGALANGGTELEALRKEEFVNSDQSQQTSDNSTDRETRL; translated from the exons GTAACCTGTTGGTGATTGCTTTCGTCAGTTACTTTGGGGCCAAGCTCCACCGGCCAAAGATCATCGCAGTGGGCTGTGTGCTGATGTCCATTGGCACCTTCATCATCGCTCTGCCTCACTTCATCATCGGACG CTATGAATTTGAAACATCAGTGCGGTGGGTAGTGAACTCAACACTAAACCCCTCTCCGTGTGCGATGGGCTCACCAGCAGATCTGAGCCAAGGTGGTAAACTGCCTGCAGTGCCCCCCACGG GTTGTGAAGGAGAGTCCAACTTGTCAATGTGGATCTATGTGCTCCTGGGAAATGTCTTGCGGGGGATCGGAGAGACGCCTGTACAGCCACTCGGGATCTCTTATATAGATGATTTTGCTACTGAGGAGAACGCTGCGCTCTATGTTG GATGTGTGCAGACCATCTCAGTTGTTGGCCCCGTGTTTGGCTACCTACTCGGCTCCCTTTGCGCTAAAATCTATGTGGACATTGGATTTGTAAAGATGG AAACTATCACCATCACCCCAGCAGATGCCCGCTGGGTGGGGGCCTGGTGGCTGGGCTACCTCATAGCCGGGGTCATCACCCTCCTGTCTGCCATCCCGTTCTGGTTTCTGCCCCGTTCCCTGCCCATGTCTGGGCCCCGGGGCCCAGAGAAGTGCACGCCGGAGCAGACAAGTTTCATTAAAGACTCTCCTCTTCTGAAGCACAAGTATCCTGCAGACGACAATGTGACTTTCATAGAGATGGCCAAAG ACTTTTTTCCAACCCTGCGGACTCTGCTGGGACACCCAGTGTACTTGATCTACCTGTGTGTGACAATCATCCAGCTGAATTCACTCATCGGCATGGTCACCTACAAGCCCAAGTACATCGAGCAGCACTTCAGGCAGTCTGCCTCAAAGGCCAACTTTCTAATGG GTGTGATCAACATCCCAGCTGTAGCACTGGGGATGTTTTCTGGAGGTTTGCTCATGAAGAGGCTGAAGCTGAACATCATGGGAGCAGCCAGGTTTGCCTTTGGCACGTCTCTGATCGGTTACTTCCTGTCACTGTTCTTCTTCGCGATGAGCTGCCAGAACGCCAAGGTAGCCGGGGTGACGCTTTCATACAACAG TGTGGACGCGGTGTCTTATGATCAACactcactgttcacagcctgCAACTCGGACTGTTTCTGTTCAGCGAGCGACTGGGACCCCGTCTGTGGAGAGAACGACGTCACGTACGTTTCTCCCTGTCTCGCCGGCTGCACCGGCTCCACTGgctcaggaaaaaacaca GTCTTCTCTAACTGTAGCTGTGTCGGTGTGGCCGGTAACTTTACGGCCAGTACAGGTCAGTGCCCTCACACGGACGACTGTGACAGGATGTTCCCGTACTTCCTGGctctctctgtcatcacttCCTTTATCATCTCCCTCGGGGGGACACCGGGCTACATGTTTCTCATCAG ATGCATCAAACCGCAGCTGAAATCTTTGGCCTTGGGTTTCCATGCTCTAGCAACACGTACACTTG CAGGGATCCCTGCACCCATCTACTTTGGAGCAATCATTGACACAACGTGTCTAAAATGGGGTCAGAAGAGGTGTGGAGGCATTGGAGCCTGTCGCATCTACAACACCACTGCATACAG GATAGCATACCTGGGTCTGACTCTGAGCCTGCGGACTATCTCCTTCATCATTTGCATCCCGGGCTTCATTCTGCTCAGTCGACAGCTAAAGTCGGAGGAAAAAAACGGCATCCACGGTGCTCTGGCCAACGGCGGCACGGAACTAGAGGCACTCAGGAAGGAAGAGTTTGTGAACTCTGACCAGTCACAACAAACCTCAGACAACAGCACAGACAGGGAGACACGGCTGTGA
- the LOC119004586 gene encoding solute carrier organic anion transporter family member 1C1-like isoform X3 produces MAGWNLEEMFLVALSFAYFAKALSGSYMKSTITQLERRFDIPSYLIGVIDGSFEIGNLLVIAFVSYFGAKLHRPKIIAVGCVLMSIGTFIIALPHFIIGRYEFETSVRWVVNSTLNPSPCAMGSPADLSQGGKLPAVPPTGCEGESNLSMWIYVLLGNVLRGIGETPVQPLGISYIDDFATEENAALYVGCVQTISVVGPVFGYLLGSLCAKIYVDIGFVKMETITITPADARWVGAWWLGYLIAGVITLLSAIPFWFLPRSLPMSGPRGPEKCTPEQTSFIKDSPLLKHKYPADDNVTFIEMAKDFFPTLRTLLGHPVYLIYLCVTIIQLNSLIGMVTYKPKYIEQHFRQSASKANFLMGVINIPAVALGMFSGGLLMKRLKLNIMGAARFAFGTSLIGYFLSLFFFAMSCQNAKVAGVTLSYNSVDAVSYDQHSLFTACNSDCFCSASDWDPVCGENDVTYVSPCLAGCTGSTGSGKNTVFSNCSCVGVAGNFTASTGQCPHTDDCDRMFPYFLALSVITSFIISLGGTPGYMFLIRCIKPQLKSLALGFHALATRTLAGIPAPIYFGAIIDTTCLKWGQKRCGGIGACRIYNTTAYRIAYLGLTLSLRTISFIICIPGFILLSRQLKSEEKNGIHGALANGGTELEALRKEEFVNSDQSQQTSDNSTDRETRL; encoded by the exons GTAACCTGTTGGTGATTGCTTTCGTCAGTTACTTTGGGGCCAAGCTCCACCGGCCAAAGATCATCGCAGTGGGCTGTGTGCTGATGTCCATTGGCACCTTCATCATCGCTCTGCCTCACTTCATCATCGGACG CTATGAATTTGAAACATCAGTGCGGTGGGTAGTGAACTCAACACTAAACCCCTCTCCGTGTGCGATGGGCTCACCAGCAGATCTGAGCCAAGGTGGTAAACTGCCTGCAGTGCCCCCCACGG GTTGTGAAGGAGAGTCCAACTTGTCAATGTGGATCTATGTGCTCCTGGGAAATGTCTTGCGGGGGATCGGAGAGACGCCTGTACAGCCACTCGGGATCTCTTATATAGATGATTTTGCTACTGAGGAGAACGCTGCGCTCTATGTTG GATGTGTGCAGACCATCTCAGTTGTTGGCCCCGTGTTTGGCTACCTACTCGGCTCCCTTTGCGCTAAAATCTATGTGGACATTGGATTTGTAAAGATGG AAACTATCACCATCACCCCAGCAGATGCCCGCTGGGTGGGGGCCTGGTGGCTGGGCTACCTCATAGCCGGGGTCATCACCCTCCTGTCTGCCATCCCGTTCTGGTTTCTGCCCCGTTCCCTGCCCATGTCTGGGCCCCGGGGCCCAGAGAAGTGCACGCCGGAGCAGACAAGTTTCATTAAAGACTCTCCTCTTCTGAAGCACAAGTATCCTGCAGACGACAATGTGACTTTCATAGAGATGGCCAAAG ACTTTTTTCCAACCCTGCGGACTCTGCTGGGACACCCAGTGTACTTGATCTACCTGTGTGTGACAATCATCCAGCTGAATTCACTCATCGGCATGGTCACCTACAAGCCCAAGTACATCGAGCAGCACTTCAGGCAGTCTGCCTCAAAGGCCAACTTTCTAATGG GTGTGATCAACATCCCAGCTGTAGCACTGGGGATGTTTTCTGGAGGTTTGCTCATGAAGAGGCTGAAGCTGAACATCATGGGAGCAGCCAGGTTTGCCTTTGGCACGTCTCTGATCGGTTACTTCCTGTCACTGTTCTTCTTCGCGATGAGCTGCCAGAACGCCAAGGTAGCCGGGGTGACGCTTTCATACAACAG TGTGGACGCGGTGTCTTATGATCAACactcactgttcacagcctgCAACTCGGACTGTTTCTGTTCAGCGAGCGACTGGGACCCCGTCTGTGGAGAGAACGACGTCACGTACGTTTCTCCCTGTCTCGCCGGCTGCACCGGCTCCACTGgctcaggaaaaaacaca GTCTTCTCTAACTGTAGCTGTGTCGGTGTGGCCGGTAACTTTACGGCCAGTACAGGTCAGTGCCCTCACACGGACGACTGTGACAGGATGTTCCCGTACTTCCTGGctctctctgtcatcacttCCTTTATCATCTCCCTCGGGGGGACACCGGGCTACATGTTTCTCATCAG ATGCATCAAACCGCAGCTGAAATCTTTGGCCTTGGGTTTCCATGCTCTAGCAACACGTACACTTG CAGGGATCCCTGCACCCATCTACTTTGGAGCAATCATTGACACAACGTGTCTAAAATGGGGTCAGAAGAGGTGTGGAGGCATTGGAGCCTGTCGCATCTACAACACCACTGCATACAG GATAGCATACCTGGGTCTGACTCTGAGCCTGCGGACTATCTCCTTCATCATTTGCATCCCGGGCTTCATTCTGCTCAGTCGACAGCTAAAGTCGGAGGAAAAAAACGGCATCCACGGTGCTCTGGCCAACGGCGGCACGGAACTAGAGGCACTCAGGAAGGAAGAGTTTGTGAACTCTGACCAGTCACAACAAACCTCAGACAACAGCACAGACAGGGAGACACGGCTGTGA
- the LOC119004586 gene encoding solute carrier organic anion transporter family member 1C1-like isoform X2, whose amino-acid sequence MICFSWIVNDVDSGPVKMFLVALSFAYFAKALSGSYMKSTITQLERRFDIPSYLIGVIDGSFEIGNLLVIAFVSYFGAKLHRPKIIAVGCVLMSIGTFIIALPHFIIGRYEFETSVRWVVNSTLNPSPCAMGSPADLSQGGKLPAVPPTGCEGESNLSMWIYVLLGNVLRGIGETPVQPLGISYIDDFATEENAALYVGCVQTISVVGPVFGYLLGSLCAKIYVDIGFVKMETITITPADARWVGAWWLGYLIAGVITLLSAIPFWFLPRSLPMSGPRGPEKCTPEQTSFIKDSPLLKHKYPADDNVTFIEMAKDFFPTLRTLLGHPVYLIYLCVTIIQLNSLIGMVTYKPKYIEQHFRQSASKANFLMGVINIPAVALGMFSGGLLMKRLKLNIMGAARFAFGTSLIGYFLSLFFFAMSCQNAKVAGVTLSYNSVDAVSYDQHSLFTACNSDCFCSASDWDPVCGENDVTYVSPCLAGCTGSTGSGKNTVFSNCSCVGVAGNFTASTGQCPHTDDCDRMFPYFLALSVITSFIISLGGTPGYMFLIRCIKPQLKSLALGFHALATRTLAGIPAPIYFGAIIDTTCLKWGQKRCGGIGACRIYNTTAYRIAYLGLTLSLRTISFIICIPGFILLSRQLKSEEKNGIHGALANGGTELEALRKEEFVNSDQSQQTSDNSTDRETRL is encoded by the exons GTAACCTGTTGGTGATTGCTTTCGTCAGTTACTTTGGGGCCAAGCTCCACCGGCCAAAGATCATCGCAGTGGGCTGTGTGCTGATGTCCATTGGCACCTTCATCATCGCTCTGCCTCACTTCATCATCGGACG CTATGAATTTGAAACATCAGTGCGGTGGGTAGTGAACTCAACACTAAACCCCTCTCCGTGTGCGATGGGCTCACCAGCAGATCTGAGCCAAGGTGGTAAACTGCCTGCAGTGCCCCCCACGG GTTGTGAAGGAGAGTCCAACTTGTCAATGTGGATCTATGTGCTCCTGGGAAATGTCTTGCGGGGGATCGGAGAGACGCCTGTACAGCCACTCGGGATCTCTTATATAGATGATTTTGCTACTGAGGAGAACGCTGCGCTCTATGTTG GATGTGTGCAGACCATCTCAGTTGTTGGCCCCGTGTTTGGCTACCTACTCGGCTCCCTTTGCGCTAAAATCTATGTGGACATTGGATTTGTAAAGATGG AAACTATCACCATCACCCCAGCAGATGCCCGCTGGGTGGGGGCCTGGTGGCTGGGCTACCTCATAGCCGGGGTCATCACCCTCCTGTCTGCCATCCCGTTCTGGTTTCTGCCCCGTTCCCTGCCCATGTCTGGGCCCCGGGGCCCAGAGAAGTGCACGCCGGAGCAGACAAGTTTCATTAAAGACTCTCCTCTTCTGAAGCACAAGTATCCTGCAGACGACAATGTGACTTTCATAGAGATGGCCAAAG ACTTTTTTCCAACCCTGCGGACTCTGCTGGGACACCCAGTGTACTTGATCTACCTGTGTGTGACAATCATCCAGCTGAATTCACTCATCGGCATGGTCACCTACAAGCCCAAGTACATCGAGCAGCACTTCAGGCAGTCTGCCTCAAAGGCCAACTTTCTAATGG GTGTGATCAACATCCCAGCTGTAGCACTGGGGATGTTTTCTGGAGGTTTGCTCATGAAGAGGCTGAAGCTGAACATCATGGGAGCAGCCAGGTTTGCCTTTGGCACGTCTCTGATCGGTTACTTCCTGTCACTGTTCTTCTTCGCGATGAGCTGCCAGAACGCCAAGGTAGCCGGGGTGACGCTTTCATACAACAG TGTGGACGCGGTGTCTTATGATCAACactcactgttcacagcctgCAACTCGGACTGTTTCTGTTCAGCGAGCGACTGGGACCCCGTCTGTGGAGAGAACGACGTCACGTACGTTTCTCCCTGTCTCGCCGGCTGCACCGGCTCCACTGgctcaggaaaaaacaca GTCTTCTCTAACTGTAGCTGTGTCGGTGTGGCCGGTAACTTTACGGCCAGTACAGGTCAGTGCCCTCACACGGACGACTGTGACAGGATGTTCCCGTACTTCCTGGctctctctgtcatcacttCCTTTATCATCTCCCTCGGGGGGACACCGGGCTACATGTTTCTCATCAG ATGCATCAAACCGCAGCTGAAATCTTTGGCCTTGGGTTTCCATGCTCTAGCAACACGTACACTTG CAGGGATCCCTGCACCCATCTACTTTGGAGCAATCATTGACACAACGTGTCTAAAATGGGGTCAGAAGAGGTGTGGAGGCATTGGAGCCTGTCGCATCTACAACACCACTGCATACAG GATAGCATACCTGGGTCTGACTCTGAGCCTGCGGACTATCTCCTTCATCATTTGCATCCCGGGCTTCATTCTGCTCAGTCGACAGCTAAAGTCGGAGGAAAAAAACGGCATCCACGGTGCTCTGGCCAACGGCGGCACGGAACTAGAGGCACTCAGGAAGGAAGAGTTTGTGAACTCTGACCAGTCACAACAAACCTCAGACAACAGCACAGACAGGGAGACACGGCTGTGA
- the LOC119004609 gene encoding B-cell receptor-associated protein 29-like isoform X2: MKTSNGNTSIMDMFEKGRVLKICAPMVRYSKLAFRSLVRKYSCDICFTPMIVASDFMRSVKARDSEFTTNEHDRPLIVQFAAHDAQTLADAACVVAPFSDGVDLNCGCPQRWAMSAGYGACLINKPELVKDMVRQVRNQVDNPNYTASIKIRIHKDLRRTVDLCQKAEAAGVSWITVHGRTAEERHQPVHFDAIKTIKDSVSVPVIANGDIKYLRDVESTHQLTGVDGRFMTLQWTAVALFLYVEIGILVLLCIPFISARRWQSIFHLRIWGSLAQFWNKVFLTMIIILIVLFLDAVREVRKYSGKEVGTDAKLQPNMFDHLHMKLFRAQRNLYISGFAVFLWLVMKRVVTLINQLATVSSTTAALQAQADSANKTAKKYIEDNELLKQTLMDGKGDKATAEGMELLRKDMEKLKEELRTSKDALKSSMSEADVMKKQMDGLAREYDRLLKEHQELQNLQESGSKKED, from the exons ATGAAGACTTCTAATGGGAACACCAGCATTATGGACATGTTTGAAAAGGGAAGGGTCCTGAAAATATGTGCGCCAATGGTTCGATATTCAAA GCTTGCCTTTAGGTCCTTGGTGAGGAAATACAGCTGTGATATCTGCTTCACACCAATGATAGTTGCCTCTGACTTCATGCGATCTGTCAAAGCCAGAGACAGTGAATTCACTACCAATGAGC ATGACCGGCCCCTGATAGTGCAGTTTGCTGCCCATGATGCCCAGACTCTGGCTGATGCAGCCTGTGTGGTGGCACCTTTCTCAGATGGAGTTGACCTCAACTGTGGCTGTCCCCAAAG gtggGCAATGTCAGCTGGGTATGGTGCATGCCTCATCAACAAGCCTGAACTTGTGAAAGACATGGTCAGACAAGTCAGAAACCAAGTGGACAATCCAAACTACACAGCATCCATTAAGAtaag AATTCACAAGGACCTGAGGCGCACAGTGGATCTGTGCCAGAAGGCTGAAGCAGCCGGCGTGTCGTGGATAACAGTACATGGCCGTACCGCAGAAGAACGTCACCAGCCGGTCCATTTTGACGCCATAAAGACAATCAAAGACAGCGTGTCTGTGCCCGTCATTGCCAATGGGGACATAAAGTACCTCCGTGATGTTGAGTCCACTCACCAGCTTACCGGGGTGGATGGTAGGTTT ATGACGCTGCAATGGACTGCTGTGGCCCTCTTTCTCTATGTGGAGATTGGCATCCTTGTCCTCCTCTGTATACCCTTCATCTCAGCCAGGAG ATGGCAGAGTATTTTCCACCTGAGGATCTGGGGCAGTCTGGCTCAGTTCTGGAACAAAGTGTTTCTCACAATGATCATAATCCTTATTGTTCTCTTCCTTG ATGCCGTGCGTGAGGTGAGGAAATATTCAGGTAAAGAAGTTGGCACGGATGCAAAGCTGCAACCAAACATGTTTGATCACCTGCACATGAAGCTTTTCAGGGCCCAGAGGAACCTCTACATCTCTGGCTTCGCTGTCTTCCTCTGGCT GGTTATGAAGCGAGTGGTCACATTGATTAACCAACTGGCAACAGTGTCAAGTACTACAGCTGCTCTTCAGGCACAAGCTGACAGCGCAAACAAGACTGCCAAGAAATACATCGAGGACAATGAGCTGCTGAAACAG ACTCTGATGGACGGTAAGGGTGACAAGGCTACAGCGGAGGGCATGGAGCTGTTGAGGAAGGATATGGAGAAACTAAAAGAAGAACTGAGGACCTCAAAAGATG CCCTGAAGAGCTCCATGTCAGAAGCAGATGTGATGAAGAAGCAGATGGACGGTCTTGCCAGGGAGTATGACCGACTGTTGAAAGAACATCAGGAGCTTCAG aatCTTCAAGAAAGTGGAAGCAAAAAGGAAGACTAG
- the LOC119004609 gene encoding tRNA-dihydrouridine(20a/20b) synthase [NAD(P)+]-like isoform X1: MKTSNGNTSIMDMFEKGRVLKICAPMVRYSKLAFRSLVRKYSCDICFTPMIVASDFMRSVKARDSEFTTNEHDRPLIVQFAAHDAQTLADAACVVAPFSDGVDLNCGCPQRWAMSAGYGACLINKPELVKDMVRQVRNQVDNPNYTASIKIRIHKDLRRTVDLCQKAEAAGVSWITVHGRTAEERHQPVHFDAIKTIKDSVSVPVIANGDIKYLRDVESTHQLTGVDGVMAARGLLANPAMFDGYEDTPLECVWDWVDIAVEQGTPFTCFHQHLIYMLERVSSQPERKVFNSLSSTSAVIDYLQNTYGSGSELGT, encoded by the exons ATGAAGACTTCTAATGGGAACACCAGCATTATGGACATGTTTGAAAAGGGAAGGGTCCTGAAAATATGTGCGCCAATGGTTCGATATTCAAA GCTTGCCTTTAGGTCCTTGGTGAGGAAATACAGCTGTGATATCTGCTTCACACCAATGATAGTTGCCTCTGACTTCATGCGATCTGTCAAAGCCAGAGACAGTGAATTCACTACCAATGAGC ATGACCGGCCCCTGATAGTGCAGTTTGCTGCCCATGATGCCCAGACTCTGGCTGATGCAGCCTGTGTGGTGGCACCTTTCTCAGATGGAGTTGACCTCAACTGTGGCTGTCCCCAAAG gtggGCAATGTCAGCTGGGTATGGTGCATGCCTCATCAACAAGCCTGAACTTGTGAAAGACATGGTCAGACAAGTCAGAAACCAAGTGGACAATCCAAACTACACAGCATCCATTAAGAtaag AATTCACAAGGACCTGAGGCGCACAGTGGATCTGTGCCAGAAGGCTGAAGCAGCCGGCGTGTCGTGGATAACAGTACATGGCCGTACCGCAGAAGAACGTCACCAGCCGGTCCATTTTGACGCCATAAAGACAATCAAAGACAGCGTGTCTGTGCCCGTCATTGCCAATGGGGACATAAAGTACCTCCGTGATGTTGAGTCCACTCACCAGCTTACCGGGGTGGATG GTGTGATGGCTGCGCGAGGGTTGCTTGCTAACCCTGCCATGTTTGACGGCTATGAGGATACGCCTTTGGAGTGTGTATGGGACTGGGTGGACATCGCTGTAGAGCAGGGCACTCCATTCACCTGCTTCCACCAGCATCTTATCTACATGCTGGAGAGGGTTAGCTCCCAGCCTGAGAGGAAAGTGTTCAACTCTCTATCCAGTACCTCAGCTGTAATCGATTACCTCCAAAACACATACGGGTCAGGGAGTGAACTGGGAACATGa